A single window of Chloracidobacterium thermophilum B DNA harbors:
- the thrS gene encoding threonine--tRNA ligase: MRDYHFLHPSPPGFTVHRLVASHLGTALETPVGVWQTQGGRRRAYQARPLRCCLVMEVSPASASAHSRLTAFQVLQARDPGVAKRALAVRVNGELRDTSCEVSETDTVEPVLPEDPEALEIYRHSTAHLLAAAVLDLFPGTKLGAGPALKDDPKGGFYYDFLQEKPFTPDDLARIEKRMREMVKQNVPFRRVEMTREEALQKFSADELKCYFISEKGGENPSFYTLGDQFIDFCRGPHVPSAGRIKAFKLLSVAGAYWLGDERNPQMQRIYGTSFFTQEELDAWLQQREEAARRDHRRLGKELDLFSFTDEVGSGLALFHPKGALILHLLQEFLYEELFARDYQLVRTPHVASSRLWETSGHTAKYRGDMYPPMQFEDEPLEYQLKPMNCPFHIQIYKSQPRSYRELPLRYAEMGTVYRYERSGVQHGLLRVRGFTQDDAHLFCTPETLEAEIIGCLEFAQKVYATFGFEYRIELSVRDPENHAKYLGGPEVWALAEAALTQALDRLGLAYTRVEGEAAFYGPKIDIKVIDAIRRTWQLATIQVDFNLPQRFGLEYIGADNRPHPPIMVHRAILGSLERFFGLLIEHFGGRFPVWLAPVQVAVLPIADRWNDRAAGIAQTLRQVGLRVEVDARSEKIGAKIRQAQLRKVPYMVILGDREAETGTLAVRTRSEGDIGTFSMDDFIARVTREVQQRVITP; the protein is encoded by the coding sequence GTGCGCGACTACCACTTCCTTCACCCCAGTCCACCGGGCTTTACGGTGCATCGGTTGGTTGCGTCACACTTGGGCACGGCGCTGGAGACGCCGGTTGGGGTGTGGCAAACTCAGGGCGGGCGACGCCGCGCGTACCAGGCACGCCCGCTTCGTTGTTGTCTGGTTATGGAAGTGTCACCGGCTTCGGCATCCGCTCATTCCCGCCTCACGGCCTTTCAGGTGCTCCAGGCCCGCGATCCGGGTGTGGCCAAACGGGCGCTCGCCGTGCGCGTCAACGGCGAACTGCGGGATACAAGCTGTGAAGTTTCCGAGACAGATACCGTCGAGCCGGTTCTCCCCGAAGACCCGGAGGCGCTGGAGATTTACCGGCACTCGACAGCGCACCTGCTGGCGGCCGCCGTTCTCGACCTGTTTCCGGGAACAAAACTCGGCGCCGGCCCTGCTCTCAAGGATGATCCCAAGGGCGGGTTTTACTACGACTTTCTTCAGGAAAAGCCGTTCACCCCGGATGATCTGGCGCGCATCGAGAAGCGGATGCGTGAGATGGTCAAGCAGAACGTGCCCTTTCGCCGGGTCGAGATGACACGCGAAGAAGCGCTGCAAAAATTCAGCGCCGACGAACTCAAATGTTATTTCATCAGCGAAAAGGGCGGCGAAAACCCCAGCTTCTACACCTTGGGCGACCAGTTCATTGATTTCTGCCGGGGGCCACATGTGCCAAGTGCCGGACGGATCAAGGCGTTCAAGCTGCTGTCCGTCGCGGGCGCTTACTGGCTGGGCGACGAGCGCAATCCGCAGATGCAGCGCATCTACGGCACGTCCTTTTTCACCCAGGAAGAACTCGACGCCTGGCTTCAGCAGCGCGAAGAAGCTGCCCGCCGCGACCACCGTCGGCTGGGCAAAGAGCTTGACCTCTTTAGCTTTACGGATGAAGTCGGCAGTGGGCTGGCTCTGTTTCATCCCAAGGGCGCACTCATCCTGCACCTGTTGCAGGAATTTCTCTACGAAGAGCTGTTTGCCCGCGATTACCAACTCGTTCGCACGCCACACGTGGCATCGAGCCGGTTGTGGGAAACTTCCGGGCATACGGCCAAGTACCGGGGTGACATGTACCCCCCGATGCAGTTCGAGGATGAGCCGCTCGAATATCAGCTCAAGCCGATGAACTGCCCGTTTCACATCCAGATTTACAAGTCCCAGCCACGCAGTTACCGGGAGTTGCCGCTGCGCTACGCCGAAATGGGCACGGTATATCGCTACGAGCGGTCGGGCGTGCAGCACGGCCTGCTGCGGGTGCGCGGCTTTACACAGGATGATGCCCACCTGTTTTGCACGCCGGAAACCCTGGAAGCAGAAATCATCGGCTGCCTGGAGTTTGCCCAAAAGGTCTATGCCACGTTCGGGTTCGAGTACCGGATTGAACTCTCGGTACGTGACCCTGAAAATCACGCGAAGTACCTGGGCGGCCCCGAAGTCTGGGCACTGGCGGAAGCGGCGCTGACGCAGGCGCTCGACCGGTTGGGGCTGGCCTACACCCGTGTCGAAGGCGAAGCTGCGTTTTACGGCCCGAAGATTGACATCAAGGTGATTGACGCTATTCGACGCACCTGGCAACTGGCCACCATTCAGGTGGATTTCAACCTGCCTCAGCGTTTTGGGCTGGAATATATCGGCGCGGACAACCGCCCACATCCGCCCATTATGGTTCACCGGGCGATTTTGGGTTCGCTCGAACGGTTTTTTGGTCTTCTCATCGAGCATTTTGGCGGCCGGTTTCCCGTGTGGCTGGCGCCGGTTCAGGTGGCCGTGCTGCCCATCGCTGACCGATGGAACGACCGCGCCGCCGGGATCGCCCAGACCCTGCGGCAGGTGGGGCTGCGGGTTGAGGTTGACGCGCGCAGCGAAAAAATTGGCGCCAAGATTCGTCAGGCGCAGTTGCGCAAAGTGCCCTACATGGTCATCCTGGGTGACCGTGAGGCCGAAACCGGAACGCTGGCGGTTCGGACGCGCAGTGAAGGCGACATTGGGACATTTTC
- a CDS encoding RNA-guided endonuclease InsQ/TnpB family protein has translation MQLTHKIALCPTPEQVDYFKRACGTARRVWNWALNEWNRQYAAGGRPNAMALKKQFNAIKYTDPQWLDENGRPWLRDIHRDAHAQPFAHLAKAWERFFTDLKAGKEAHAPRFKKKGRCRDSFYVANDKFRLVGKTIRLPKIGEVAMTEELRFKGKILGATVSRTADRWFVAIQVEVPDAQFYRRRTSHEVNGIDLGIKAAATVSSGEVIEAPKPLKAALRRLEIRSRRLSRKLEAARKAAGFERHARLPEGTRLPVSNNRQKSAAILARLYARMANIRADFTHKLTTRLCRENQALVIEDLNVKGMLQNEKLARAISDVGFGMLRSQLEYKARRYGTQLTIADRWYPSSRLCSICGWKNEALTLRDRTWVCAQCGAHHDRDLNAALNLKRLATETALPVASPSSNGGAAAGTVPAVVGKVTPVRYDGGRQDTSGQEENRAHFCAHS, from the coding sequence ATGCAACTAACCCACAAGATCGCTCTTTGTCCGACTCCTGAGCAAGTGGACTACTTCAAGCGCGCCTGCGGCACGGCGCGGCGTGTTTGGAACTGGGCGCTCAATGAGTGGAACAGGCAATACGCAGCAGGCGGCAGGCCAAACGCCATGGCGCTCAAAAAACAGTTCAACGCCATCAAGTACACCGACCCGCAGTGGCTCGATGAGAACGGTCGGCCTTGGTTGCGAGACATTCACCGGGATGCCCACGCCCAGCCGTTTGCCCATCTCGCCAAAGCCTGGGAAAGATTCTTCACCGACCTCAAGGCTGGCAAAGAGGCACACGCACCGCGCTTCAAGAAAAAGGGGCGCTGCCGCGACAGCTTTTACGTAGCCAACGACAAGTTCCGTCTGGTCGGTAAGACGATCCGCCTACCCAAGATCGGCGAAGTCGCCATGACCGAGGAACTGCGATTCAAAGGAAAGATACTGGGCGCAACGGTTTCTCGCACCGCGGATCGTTGGTTTGTGGCCATACAGGTCGAGGTGCCTGATGCGCAATTTTATCGGCGTCGCACGTCGCACGAGGTCAACGGCATCGACCTGGGCATCAAGGCTGCCGCAACGGTCTCCAGCGGTGAAGTCATCGAGGCGCCAAAGCCGCTCAAAGCAGCGCTGCGCCGTCTGGAAATCCGTAGCCGACGTCTCAGCCGCAAGCTGGAAGCCGCCAGGAAGGCAGCAGGATTTGAACGCCATGCCCGCCTGCCTGAAGGAACGCGCCTGCCGGTCTCGAACAACCGGCAGAAGTCCGCTGCGATATTGGCAAGGCTCTATGCCCGCATGGCCAATATCCGAGCGGATTTCACCCACAAGCTCACGACTCGACTCTGCCGCGAAAACCAAGCGTTGGTGATCGAGGATTTAAACGTCAAAGGGATGCTGCAGAACGAGAAACTCGCCCGCGCCATCTCTGACGTGGGTTTTGGGATGTTGCGCTCGCAGTTGGAATACAAGGCCCGGCGCTACGGTACTCAGCTTACCATCGCTGATCGCTGGTATCCAAGCAGCCGACTGTGCTCCATCTGTGGCTGGAAGAACGAGGCGCTGACATTGAGAGATCGAACATGGGTGTGTGCTCAATGTGGTGCGCACCATGACCGTGACCTCAATGCGGCGCTGAACCTGAAACGGCTGGCAACCGAAACTGCCCTACCCGTGGCGAGTCCGTCCAGCAATGGCGGCGCTGCGGCGGGGACCGTCCCCGCCGTAGTCGGGAAAGTCACGCCTGTCAGATACGACGGTGGTCGACAGGACACGTCGGGGCAGGAAGAGAACCGTGCGCACTTTTGCGCACATTCTTGA
- a CDS encoding L-lactate dehydrogenase, giving the protein MAIQKRTVGVIGTGNVGVAAAYALFMQQTASDLILLDKDQRRAEGEALDLMHGQTFAGPTRVRVGDYADLAEAQVIVIAAGVGQRPGETRLDLMERNVAVFRAILTELDRHAPTALLVIATNPVDVLTYVAQELSTRPPQRILGTGTMLDTARFRSLLGEHYGVDPRSVHAYILGEHGDTEFPVWSDARIGGLRLVGNTINGRPYDRPALDAIFERTRRSAYDIIERKGYTNLAIGLVIARLVQTILDGQHSVLPVSVRLQGEYGISGVCLSLPGIVSENGLETSILPELDDTELAAMHHSANVLRERIAEALPGQVGQELKTQEAG; this is encoded by the coding sequence ATGGCGATTCAGAAACGAACGGTAGGCGTGATTGGCACTGGCAATGTCGGCGTTGCCGCCGCTTATGCCCTGTTTATGCAGCAGACGGCGAGCGACCTCATTCTGCTCGACAAAGACCAGCGCCGCGCGGAAGGCGAAGCGCTCGACCTGATGCACGGACAAACCTTTGCCGGCCCCACACGGGTGCGGGTTGGCGACTATGCCGACCTGGCCGAAGCGCAGGTCATCGTCATAGCCGCCGGTGTCGGCCAGCGTCCCGGCGAAACCCGGCTCGACCTGATGGAACGCAATGTTGCCGTCTTTCGCGCCATCCTGACCGAACTTGACCGCCACGCGCCGACGGCCCTGCTGGTCATCGCCACCAATCCGGTGGACGTGCTCACGTATGTTGCCCAGGAGCTTTCCACGCGCCCGCCGCAGCGCATCCTCGGAACTGGAACGATGCTGGACACGGCACGTTTCCGAAGCCTGCTCGGCGAACACTACGGCGTGGACCCGCGCTCGGTGCATGCTTACATCCTGGGCGAGCACGGCGACACGGAATTTCCGGTCTGGAGCGATGCCCGCATCGGCGGACTGCGCCTCGTGGGCAACACCATTAACGGCCGGCCCTACGACCGTCCGGCGCTGGATGCCATCTTTGAGCGGACGCGCCGCAGCGCCTACGACATCATCGAGCGGAAAGGTTACACCAACCTCGCCATCGGATTGGTCATTGCGCGCCTGGTACAGACAATTCTCGATGGACAGCACAGTGTGTTGCCAGTAAGTGTCAGACTCCAGGGCGAGTACGGTATCTCTGGCGTTTGTCTGAGCCTGCCGGGGATCGTCAGCGAAAACGGACTCGAGACGAGCATCCTGCCGGAACTGGATGACACCGAACTGGCGGCGATGCACCATTCGGCCAACGTCCTGCGTGAACGCATTGCCGAAGCCCTGCCCGGTCAGGTGGGACAGGAACTGAAAACACAAGAAGCTGGCTGA
- a CDS encoding protein kinase domain-containing protein translates to MPNPYLNRVAIRDPAQFYGRRREVARIFSRLGADRPQSIAVVGERRIGKSSLLNYLCVPEVQRQYLARPDEYVFVFMDLQQRRRVALDDFLQTWLVEIQRRAALPVTEKPGFDGIYAALNQLRAERRKLIAIFDEFDVLTSNRSFSADFFAFLRSLANNYEVAYVTSSGRELQELCHADQIADSPFFNIFTNIYLRAFPDADAYELITRPSEQSGLPLAPYAEDIRRLSGNFPFYLQIACSIYFEQLQDTGRLDIPAIEEAFDDEVRGHFRYLWEHFSADERAVCQAVANGQPVLREHTYVFEDFKRAGYILTESDGRPRWFSRRFLPVVLHPGRGGSGEYVAVPPTLEMPAAARRATAQDTPRRLGVEGPSPVPSHLGRFEIIERLGGGGMGEVFLARDAELGRKVAIKVLKACYADQSETRQRFLREARMVSSLNHPHIATLYEIGEANGLPYLVMEYVRGKTIAQCLREQGPFPCAEVCRIGAQAAEGLAAAHAIGVIHRDIKPSNLQLDAQGNVRIIDFGLAKLDATVGRTHFSSSDDHLRAVSDITETGVLVGTVTYMSPEQAANDAQVSLAGDVFSLGIVLYEMTTGRLPFDGKSYYDVMDAILHATPAPIRDWRPDAPAALVRAIDAALAKKPEARPTAAALARMLRQAAQSPALASLT, encoded by the coding sequence ATGCCGAATCCCTACCTCAACCGGGTTGCGATTCGTGACCCCGCCCAGTTTTACGGACGGCGGCGGGAAGTGGCCCGCATTTTTTCCCGCCTTGGCGCTGACCGTCCGCAGTCGATCGCCGTCGTAGGCGAACGGCGCATCGGCAAGTCGTCGCTGTTGAACTACTTATGTGTCCCGGAAGTGCAGCGTCAGTACCTTGCCCGTCCCGACGAATATGTGTTCGTCTTCATGGACCTTCAGCAGCGCCGGCGGGTGGCACTCGATGATTTCCTTCAGACCTGGCTGGTGGAAATTCAGCGCAGGGCTGCCCTTCCCGTGACCGAAAAGCCGGGCTTCGACGGTATCTATGCCGCCCTCAACCAGTTGCGGGCCGAGCGGCGCAAGCTCATCGCCATTTTCGATGAGTTTGACGTGCTGACCTCCAACCGGTCATTTTCGGCCGACTTCTTTGCCTTTCTGCGTTCCCTGGCCAACAACTACGAAGTCGCTTACGTGACTTCTTCCGGGCGTGAACTCCAGGAACTGTGTCACGCCGACCAGATTGCTGACTCGCCCTTTTTCAACATCTTCACGAACATTTATCTGCGGGCTTTTCCCGACGCGGATGCTTATGAACTCATCACCCGTCCATCCGAACAGAGCGGCCTTCCACTGGCCCCTTATGCGGAGGACATCCGGCGTCTGAGTGGCAACTTCCCGTTTTACCTGCAAATCGCCTGCTCGATTTATTTCGAGCAGCTCCAGGATACGGGCCGCCTCGACATCCCGGCCATCGAGGAAGCCTTCGACGATGAAGTGCGGGGACACTTTCGCTACCTCTGGGAGCATTTTTCCGCCGATGAGCGTGCCGTCTGCCAAGCAGTGGCCAACGGTCAGCCGGTGCTGCGCGAGCACACCTACGTGTTTGAGGATTTCAAGCGCGCCGGCTACATCCTCACTGAGTCAGATGGCCGTCCCCGCTGGTTCTCCCGGCGTTTTCTGCCCGTGGTGTTGCATCCCGGGCGTGGTGGCAGCGGTGAGTATGTGGCCGTCCCGCCGACCCTTGAAATGCCGGCGGCCGCGCGGCGCGCCACAGCACAGGACACACCGCGTCGTCTTGGCGTGGAGGGGCCATCGCCTGTGCCTTCCCACCTGGGACGTTTCGAGATCATCGAGCGGCTTGGCGGCGGCGGTATGGGAGAGGTGTTTCTGGCCCGCGATGCCGAACTGGGGCGCAAGGTCGCCATCAAGGTGCTCAAAGCCTGCTATGCCGATCAGTCGGAAACCCGCCAGCGTTTTCTGCGGGAAGCGCGGATGGTATCGAGCCTCAACCATCCCCACATCGCCACCCTGTACGAAATCGGGGAAGCCAACGGGCTGCCCTATCTCGTGATGGAATATGTGCGGGGCAAAACCATCGCCCAGTGCCTCCGGGAACAGGGGCCGTTTCCCTGCGCTGAAGTGTGTCGGATTGGCGCCCAGGCCGCCGAAGGGCTGGCTGCCGCCCATGCCATTGGCGTCATTCACCGCGACATCAAACCTTCCAACCTGCAACTCGATGCCCAGGGCAACGTGCGCATCATTGACTTTGGCTTGGCCAAGCTCGATGCCACGGTGGGACGAACACACTTCTCCAGTTCGGACGACCACCTGCGCGCCGTGTCGGACATCACCGAAACAGGGGTTCTGGTTGGAACCGTCACCTACATGTCACCCGAACAGGCGGCCAATGACGCCCAAGTGTCGCTGGCTGGAGATGTGTTTTCGTTGGGCATCGTACTATACGAAATGACGACCGGGCGGCTGCCGTTTGATGGGAAGTCCTACTACGACGTGATGGATGCCATTTTGCATGCCACCCCTGCGCCCATTCGGGACTGGCGGCCCGACGCGCCAGCGGCGCTGGTGCGCGCGATTGACGCCGCCCTTGCCAAAAAACCGGAGGCGCGTCCCACGGCAGCCGCCCTGGCCAGGATGCTGCGGCAGGCAGCTCAATCTCCGGCTCTTGCTTCGCTCACCTGA
- a CDS encoding STT3 domain-containing protein translates to MTTTPASLPTGMHRLLYRSAVMMALLYFLSFAVRLSNFDGVFTDFGIFPISTDSFYHLRRIHFAVAHGLQVPDVDHYVNFPDGARVNWPFGFDWLYAFVAQATYTLFQGSGRPDEGWTTAVACWLTPLLGAFTPCLGYVIATRLGGVWAGVTAGLILAWLPSLWVVCAIGYVDHHVFEPLCTGLYLWAMVREHPANRHGVVAGSALAIGLLCATILPLLVGLHALVTLGGWLLYRSKPAARQAHLRVSLWAWLTLLVGLAPFAATRIAELHGVNPALTTAWLTGWLAAGATLAALGWTTGGKGRSQSRHWQSGWFLAWVGLGIGVLPRAELGEVWYFVQYGVQHIGAADPWLATIFESQPLFRLSFTDITNNYTGFLWLLPLAWVAVAWEAWQKSRPDAVPHWMLWFISLLTTGLALLQLKFSGLFAVPFAVVIALALVRLPDWLARWSQHQTLLWVILPAVLFAGMLAPTLSFTIRAPTYVVSPTGAFVDAEPTLRWLATHTPATSPQGDQAHDYAVLCDWTPGHWVIGIAGRPTVASPLGHTQPLRLGIRDGAAMLAFPPEASFQLMEARRVRYVLITPLLPKATVYNALWDPVTGTSPPWEDWNEQMKASLYARLVADEGIPRGDAALTQLRLVYESDFETDYPLFKQPHAAAKVFERVPGALITGQTTPGARVQISTRIRTYFQREFDYLDEVVADAEGRFVRRVPYAQERSPLTTLSALAPYRIVTPEGVFAAVATEADITQGRTLRLTQVSEARAGD, encoded by the coding sequence ATGACAACAACGCCAGCTTCGCTGCCGACCGGTATGCACCGCCTGCTGTACCGGTCGGCTGTGATGATGGCGCTCCTCTATTTCCTGAGCTTTGCTGTTCGGCTGTCGAATTTTGACGGCGTTTTTACAGATTTCGGTATCTTTCCGATTTCGACGGACTCGTTTTACCACCTGCGCCGCATTCATTTCGCGGTCGCGCACGGCCTGCAGGTGCCCGACGTGGATCACTACGTCAACTTTCCCGATGGCGCGCGCGTCAACTGGCCCTTTGGGTTCGACTGGCTCTATGCCTTTGTGGCGCAGGCGACCTACACCCTTTTCCAGGGGAGCGGCCGGCCGGATGAGGGTTGGACAACGGCCGTCGCCTGTTGGCTGACGCCGCTCCTCGGAGCGTTCACGCCCTGCCTGGGCTATGTCATCGCCACCCGCCTGGGCGGTGTCTGGGCCGGAGTGACTGCCGGACTTATCCTCGCCTGGCTGCCATCGCTCTGGGTGGTGTGCGCCATTGGTTATGTGGATCACCACGTCTTTGAACCCCTCTGCACGGGACTCTACCTGTGGGCTATGGTGCGGGAGCATCCGGCGAACCGGCACGGAGTCGTGGCTGGCAGCGCCCTCGCCATCGGGCTGCTCTGTGCCACCATCCTGCCCCTGCTCGTCGGGCTGCACGCCCTGGTCACGCTGGGGGGATGGCTTCTGTACCGCTCCAAGCCGGCGGCCCGGCAGGCGCATCTTCGCGTCAGCCTTTGGGCGTGGCTGACCCTTCTCGTCGGTCTGGCCCCCTTTGCCGCGACCCGGATAGCTGAACTCCACGGTGTCAACCCGGCGCTCACGACGGCCTGGCTGACCGGTTGGCTGGCGGCTGGGGCAACACTGGCGGCCTTGGGCTGGACGACGGGAGGGAAGGGCAGGAGCCAAAGCCGGCACTGGCAGAGCGGGTGGTTTCTGGCCTGGGTCGGGTTAGGCATCGGTGTCCTGCCCCGCGCGGAACTGGGTGAGGTCTGGTATTTCGTGCAGTACGGGGTGCAGCACATCGGTGCCGCCGATCCGTGGCTGGCGACGATCTTCGAGAGTCAGCCATTGTTCCGGTTATCCTTTACCGACATCACAAACAACTACACCGGCTTTCTCTGGCTGCTGCCGCTGGCGTGGGTAGCCGTAGCATGGGAGGCGTGGCAGAAGTCCCGGCCGGACGCCGTTCCACACTGGATGCTCTGGTTCATCTCCCTGCTCACGACGGGATTGGCGCTGCTTCAGCTCAAGTTCAGCGGCCTGTTTGCTGTCCCCTTTGCAGTGGTCATCGCCTTGGCACTGGTTCGGCTGCCGGACTGGCTGGCCCGCTGGTCACAACATCAAACGCTCCTCTGGGTCATCCTGCCGGCCGTGCTGTTTGCCGGAATGCTGGCCCCGACGCTTAGTTTCACCATTCGCGCACCAACCTATGTCGTCTCACCGACCGGAGCCTTCGTGGATGCCGAACCCACTCTGCGCTGGCTGGCAACGCATACGCCGGCGACGAGTCCACAGGGCGACCAGGCCCACGATTACGCCGTTTTGTGCGACTGGACGCCCGGCCACTGGGTCATCGGGATTGCCGGCCGGCCAACCGTGGCGTCCCCACTCGGCCACACCCAACCGCTGCGCCTCGGCATCCGCGACGGCGCGGCTATGCTGGCGTTCCCGCCAGAAGCATCATTTCAGCTTATGGAAGCGCGCCGGGTGCGCTACGTTCTCATCACACCACTCCTGCCCAAAGCGACCGTGTACAATGCCCTCTGGGACCCGGTTACGGGAACGTCACCGCCCTGGGAAGACTGGAACGAACAGATGAAAGCTTCGCTCTATGCCCGGCTGGTGGCCGATGAAGGTATTCCCCGGGGTGACGCAGCGCTGACCCAACTCCGTCTGGTGTATGAAAGCGACTTTGAAACGGACTATCCTCTGTTCAAGCAGCCGCATGCGGCCGCCAAGGTCTTCGAGCGTGTGCCGGGCGCGCTCATCACCGGACAGACCACCCCCGGCGCGCGGGTGCAGATCAGCACACGCATTCGGACGTACTTCCAACGCGAGTTCGACTACCTGGATGAAGTCGTGGCCGATGCTGAAGGGCGCTTTGTCCGGCGGGTTCCGTACGCCCAGGAGCGGTCGCCGCTCACCACGCTGTCTGCCCTGGCCCCCTACCGCATCGTGACCCCGGAAGGTGTCTTTGCCGCCGTGGCCACTGAAGCCGACATCACCCAGGGGCGGACGCTGCGGCTGACTCAGGTGAGCGAAGCAAGAGCCGGAGATTGA